GGGTGGGTGGCAGGAAGCTGGCCTGAGCAGGCGGGACGGTTCACGGTCGGTGCGGCATCCGGGAGGAGTGGACGTGACAGATCCGGACGAGAACCGCGAGAAGACCCACAAGACCGACGACGTGCTCTTCTCACGCGACGGAGATCCCCACCACGACATTGACCAGGCCCCGCAGCCGGACGAGCACCTCGCCGTCCAGTTCACCCACGACGACGAGACGGAGACCGTCGGCGACGAGTGACGGGCGGTCGCGGTCAGGCCCGCCAGCGCACGTGCCGGTGCCCGTCGCGGGGGAACGGTGGCCGGGCCGGCAGCACCTCCTGGAAGGCGTACCCGCTCTTCTCCGCCACCCGGCAGGAGGCGGGGTTGTCCACCTGGTGCAGCAGCTCCAGCCGAGTCAGCCCGCCCGCGGCGAACCGGGCGAACGCCCACTCCGTGACGGCGGTGACCGCGCGCGGCGCCACTCCACGCCCGCGGGCCGGAGCCGCGGTCCAGTAACCCACCTCCGCGTACGGCCGCCCGGGCGTGACGTCCTTGAGCACCACGTTGGCCACCAACCGCTGCCCGTCCGGCGACAGCTCGAGCACGGCGAAGCTGAACCGGCGGTCGGCCGCCCAGCCCTGCCGGCTGCGCCGCAGGAACGCCCGGGCGTCGGCGGGAGTGCTGACCGGGTACCGGGTCCAGCTGCGCAGCACCGGGTCCCGGTACGCCGCCAGCAGGTCGTCGGCATCGTCGCCCCGCCACGGGCGCAGCAGCAGACCGGGCGCGGTGGAGGTGGGCGCGGCGCGCAGCTCGATCGACATCCCGGTAGTGTCGCCCGCCGTCGCGGCGCAGGCGAGACCCTCCGCCGCCGGGATGTCGATCCTCGCTGGTAGACCCTCAGCGATGACCTCGACACCGATGACCTTCACGCTGACGCCACGCGGGCCGTTCTCGCCGGTGATCAGCCACCGGATCCGCTCGGCCCGTTCTCCGCCGAGCTGATCGTGCTGCGCGGCGCCGGGGCCCCGGACGTGGCGCCCCGGCACGAGCAGCGGCTGCGCCAGGCCGTCCGGGACGCGTACCGCCTCGGCGGGGACGTCGACGACGCGTAGGGTGATCAAGGGATCGACGCGGTGGGAGGGGCCACATGGTCACGGTCGGGGCGCTGGTGGGGATCGGTCTGGTGGCGCTGGGTCTGGTGCTCACTCCCGGCCCGAACATGGTCTATCTGGTGTCCCGGTCGGTCACCCAGGGCCGGCGGGCGGGGCTGATCTCGCTGCTCGGCGTGGCCGTCGGCTTCCTGGTCTACCTGGCCGCCGCGGTGGCCGGCATCGCCACCGTCTTCGTGCTGGTGCCCCCGCTGTACACGGCGGTGAAGCTGGCCGGCGCGGCGTACCTGCTGTGGCTGGCCTGGCGGACGCTGCGCCCGGGCGGCCGGTCGGCGTTCGCGCCGGAGCCGCTGCCGGCGGACCGGCCGCGGCGACTGTTCACCATGGGCCTGGTCACCAACCTGCTCAACCCGAAGATCGCGATCCTGTACGTGTCGCTGCTGCCGCAGTTCATCGACCCGGCGGGCGGCCACGTCGCCGCGCAGAGCCTGCTGCTCGGGCTCACCCAGATCGTGATCGCGCTGACCGTCAACGCGCTGATCGTGCTCACCGCCGGCGGCATCGCGGCGTTCTTCGCCCGGCGGCCGTTCTGGCTGCGGGTGCAGCGCTGGGTGATGGGCACCGTGCTGGCCGGGCTGGCCGTACGGATCGCCGCCGACCGGTCCCGGGCGGCGCTGGTCACCTCCTGACCGTTGGCCGCGCCGGCTGGTCAGAGCGCGTCCGGTTGGCCCAGCGCCGGGTGCCGCTGGCCGGGCCGGGCGTGCCAGGTGGGGGCGTCCTCACTCACGGTGGTCTCGATCCGCAGCCGTGACCAGTCGTCCAGCTCGGGCAGCTCGTCGGGGTCGAACCAGCCGACCTCGGTGGACTCGTCGCCGTCCGCCGTGGGCGTACCGCCGACCGGGCGGCAGCGGAACCACACGTTGAGGTATTCGCAGGCGTCGCCGTTGGGGTAGACGACCGGGTGGGTGGCGACGCCGCCGACCCGCTCGATCTCGACGCGTACCCCGGTCTCCTCGAGGACCTCCCGCAGCACCGCGTCCGCCGGCTGTTCACCCGGGTCGATCATGCCGGCCGGCAACGACCAGCGGCCGTTGTCGCCGCGCCGGGCCAGCAGCACCCGCCCGGCGGCGTCGCGCACCACGGCGCTGACCCCCGGCAGCAGGAGCAGATCGTTACCGATGTGTTTGCGCATCGTCGTGATGTACGGGGAGACGGGCATCCGCTCACCCTAGTGGCGACGCCGACCGGCTCTCCGCGCCGGAGCCACTAGACTTCGCGCTCGATGGACGCCCAGCCCGCCACCACCCCCGCCGCCGACACCCGCCCCTGTGCCCACTGTGGACGGGAGGTGCCGCAGCGCGCCGGCGCGGGCCGGCCGTTCCGGTACTGCCGGGACAACGACGGCGCCTGCCAGCGGGCGTCGCGCAACTCCCGGATGCGCCACCGCACCGCCCCCGGCCTGCCCGGCCAGGTCGCCCGCACCTGGGAGGCGGTGGACCGGTTGGACCAGATCGTGGAGACCCTCACCGAGGCGCTGCACGCGGAGCTCTCCCCCGCCGGGGTGGAGCGGCAGCTCGCGCTGCTGCGCGCCGAGGCGGCCGCTCAGGTGGCCGCCGCGCACACCGAGCGGGACGAGGCCCGCCGCGATGCCGAGGACGCGGCCGCGACCGCCGTCCGCGACCGCCAGGAGGCCCGCGCGGCGGTCGCCGATCGGGACGCGGCCCGCGAGCGGGCGGACCGGGCCGTCGAGGAGTCCGGCCGCGCCGTCGGGCGGGCGGAGCAGGCCGAGACGGCCCGGGACGAGGCGCGGCGGGAGGCCAGCGCGGCGCAGGCGCTGCGGGTGCAGGCCGAGCGGGACCGGGACGACGCCCGCGCCGAGCTGCGTACCCTGCGGTCGGAGCTGGAGGGCGAGCGGCGACGTACCACCGACCTCACCGCTGAGCGGGACGCCGCGCGCGGCGACGCCGAGCGGGCCACCCGCTCGGCCACTGAGGCCGTGGAGCGGGCCGAGCGGCTGCGCGTCGAGACCGCGCAGGCCCGCACGGAGGCTGAGGCCGCGCGCGCCGAGGCGGCCCGGGCGGGGGCGGCCGCCGCCGAGGCCGACCGGGCCCGTCAGCAGGCGTCCGACGCGCGGGGCCGGGCCGAGGCCGCGCGGCAGGAGGCGGTGGTGGCGGCGGTGGCGGCGCGCCAGGAGCTGGCGGCCCGGGCCGACGAGCGGGACAGCGTGGCGGCCGACCTGGGCGCCGCCCGCGCCGCCGCCGCGTCCGTCGAGGCCCGGCTGGCGGAGCTGACGGTACGGCTGCGGGCTGCCGAGGCCGACCGGGACCTGGCCCAGCGGCGGGCGGCGCAGCTCGCCGACCAGGTCAGCGACCTGGCAGGCGCCCTGGCCCGGCTCAGCTCCCGCCGCCCCGAGAGCGCCTGACCCGGGGATGTTGACTGCTCAACTTTTGCGACCTAGTTTTGTTGAGTAAGCAACTATCTGAGATTGGGACGCCGCATGCGTATCGCGATCCTCCGCGCGAAGCGGGCAGGGCAGTGACCACCGCGCAGACCTTCCCGCCGGCCGTCGTGGTCACCGCGGGCAGCGCCGACCCGGCCGCACCGCTGGTGGTGCTGCTGCACGGCCGCGGCTCGCACGAGCGGGAGATCCTCGCCCTCGCCGACCACCTGCCGGCCGGCCCCACGTACGCGGCGGTGCGCGCGCCGATCGCCGAGGGCGGCGGGTATGCCTGGTTCGCCAACCGCGGCATCGGCCGCCCGGTGGCCGAGTCGCTGCGCGCGACGATGGACTGGTTCCGCGGGTGGCTCGACGCGGTGGCTCCCGCAGGCCGCCCGGTGGTGCTGATCGGGTTCAGCGGCGGTGCCGCGTTCGCCGGCGGGCTCCTCCTCGACGACCCGCACCGGTACGCCGGTGCCGCGATCCTGTACGGGACCCTGCCGTTCGACGCCGGCGTCCCCACCACGCCCGGCCGGCTGACCGGCGCGTCCGTCGTCGTGGCGCAGGGCGACCACGACACCGTCATTCCCCGCGAGCTGCTGGACCGCACCTGGACCTACCTGCTCGACGACTCTGGCGCCGGAACGGTCGCCCGCCGCGACCCGGTCGGGCACGGCATCGCCGCCCCGGCGCTGGCGACCGTGGCCGACTGGCTGCGTGAACAGCTCGCACTGCCCGCCTGAGTGAGCGCCCGCACATCGCCGAGGGCCGGGACGGGACAGCGGGCAGCGCCCGTCGGCGGCGATGATGCCCAGGTGGGAAAGACGTACGAACGCATCGACGGCCGGCTGCGCACCTTCATCGAGGAGCAGCCGATGTTCTTCACCGCCACCGCGCCGCTGTCCGGCGACGGCACGGTCAACCTCTCCCCCAAGGGGTTGCGCGGCTCCTTCGCGGTCGTCGACGACCGGACGGTCGCCTACCTGGACTTCGCCGGCTCCAACGCCGAGACGATCGCCCACCTGCGGGAGAACGGCCGGATCACGCTGATGTGGTGCGCGTTCTCCGGCCCGCCGAACATCGTGCGGGTGCACGGCCGCGGCGAGCCGGTGTTCCGCGACGATCCCCGCTGGGCCGCCCTGGTCCGGCTCTTCCCCGACATCGACGCCGGCGCGCACGGCCTGCGCGCGATCATCCTGGTACGTGCCGAGCTGATCCGCGACACCTGCGGCTACGCGGTGCCGCTGATGACCTACGACGCCGACCGGGACCTGCACGGCAAGCGCTTCGCCCGCGAGGACGACGCCTCGCTGAGCGCGTACTTCGCCACGAAGGAGCACGTCGCCACCAGCATCGACGGGCTGCCCGGCCTACCGCTGCCGCTGCCGCCGACCCCGACGGTGTGACCGCCGGGCCGGTCAGTGGATGCCGGCCATCAGCTGCCGGATGTGCCGGGCGAACATCACCGCGCCGAGCCCCAGCACCACCGACGCCAGCCCGAAGGTGAGGAAGTACGTCGGCTCCGGCCACGTCTCGGCCAGCCGGGCCACCTGGCCACCGATCGCGTCGCCGACGGCGGTGGCGAGGAACCACAGGCCCATCATCTGGCTGGCGTACTTCACCGGGGCGAGCTTGGTGGTGGCCGACAGACCCACCGGGCTCAGCGCCAGCTCACCGGCGACCTGGATGGCGTACACGGCCACCAGCCACCACGGGGAGACCAGGTCGCCGCCGACGGCGGCCTTGGCGGCCGCGGCCATCAGCACGAACGACAGGCCGTTGAGGACCAGACCGACGGCGAACTTCATCGGCGTGGCGACTCGGTGCCCCAGGCGCAGCCACAGCCAGGCGGCCAGCGGCGCGCCGATGATGATCAGGATCGGGTTGACCGACTGGAGCCAGGAGGCGGGAAAGGTGAACCCGAGCACGTCCCGGTCGGTCTTGTCGGCGGCGAAGATGTTCAGCACCGACCCGGCCTGGTCGTAGATCAGCCAGAACGCCGCGGCGAAGACGAACAGCCACAGGTACGCCTTCATCCGGCTGCGTTCGGTCCCGCTGATCTCCCGGTCGGTGAGGATCCGGGCGAAGTAGCCGACGGTCACGAGCACGGTGACGATGGTGAGCAGGTTCACCACGGTGTTGACGGTGAAGAGCCCGGCCAGGGCGAGGACGGCGAGCACCAGCAGCACCGCCAGGGTGACGAGGCCGATGCGGGTCAGCGCCCGGCGGCGGTCGGCGCCCAGCAGCGGGTCGGCGGGCCGGGCGCCGGCCTCGCCGAGGTTGCGCCGGCCCAGCACGTACTGCAGCACGCCGAAGGTCATGCCGATCGCGGCGGCACCGAAGCCCAGGTGCCAGTTGATCTTCTCGCCGAGGAAGCCGGTGATCAGTGGTGCGATGAACGCGCCCAGGTTGATGCCCATGTAGAAGATGGAGAACCCGGCGTCGCGGCGCGGGGAGTCCCGGTCGTACAGGTCGCCGACCATGGTCGAGATGTTGGGCTTGAGCAGTCCGGTGCCGAGCACGATCAGGCTCATGCCGGCGAACACGCTCCACCGGGCGGGGATCGCCATCACGTAGTGGCCGGCCGCGATGACCACGCCGCCCCACAGCACGCTGCGCCGGGCCCCGATGAGGCGGTCGGCGACCCAGCCGCCGGGCAGCGCCATCAGGTAGACCATGGCGTTGTAGGTGCCGTAGACGGCGTTGGCGGTGGACTCCCGGATCGCCAGCCCGTCGTCGGCGACCGTGGCGGTCAGGTAGAGCACCAGGATCGCGCGCATGCCGTAGAAGCTGAACCGCTCCCACATCTCGGTGAGGAACAGGGTCGACAGCGCCCGCGGGTGACCGAAGAAGGTCTTCCCGCCGGGCGGTCGGGCGTCGACCGGCGCGTCACTGGTCATCGTCACCTCCCGCACACCTGGGGCGGCTAACATCCCCGGTGACACCGAAAACACTCCACCGTTTCGACCCGGCCGGGGACGACCCCGCCGGGTTCAGGTCATGGCCGGTTACCCTTGCGGGGGTCGCGGGGCCGGATCACCCACCCGGGCGGGAATGCCCCGGCGGCGACGGACCGTTACACCGAACAGACCAGCACCACCAACGAGGGGAAGTCGATCATGGGCGAGCGTATGCTGCGCGGAAGCCGCCTGGGCGCGGTGAGCTATGAATCCGACCGCAACACCGAGCTCGCGCCGCGTCAGACCCGCGAGTACCTCTGCGCCAAGGGCCACCAGTTCGAGGTGCCGTTCGCCGTCGACGCCGAGGTCCCGGCGACCTGGGAGTGCAAGTTCGACGGCAGCGTCGCCCGGCTGGTCGACGGCAGCGAGCCGGAGCAGAAGAAGGCCAAGCCGCCGCGTACCCACTGGGACATGCTGCTGGAGCGCCGCTCCATCGCCGAGCTGGAGGACATCCTGGCCGAGCGGCTCCAGGAGGTCCGCACCCGCCGCGGCCGCGCCTGAGCGCACCACGAACGACCGAAGCGCCCCCGGGAAGGTTCTTCCCGGGGGCGCTTCGTGTCGTGTGTCGCTCAGGGCCGGCCGGGCTCGATGATCTCGCCCTCGATGGCCCGCCCCGGGTCGGTGATCGGCTGCTGGGGTGCAGGCGCCGGCTCCGGCTGCGGCTGCGGGGCGCCGGGACGCACCCGGACCCGGCGCGGGCCGAACAGGTCACCGGCGACCATCGACGACACCCGGCGCTCGGCGGCACGTTGCACGCCGACCTGGGCGAGCCGACGCACCGGCGGCACCAGCAGCAACAGCCCGACCACGCCGCTGACCAGCCCGGGCGTCGCCAACAGCAACGCCCCCAGCAGCCCCACCAGCCCGTCGGTCACCTGCGGTCCCGGAGGCTGACGGGACTCGACGGCGCTCCGGAAGCCCCGCCACGCGCGCATCCCCTCCCGGCGCAGCAGCACCAGCCCGAGCAGGGACGCCACGAATACCAGCAGCACCGCGGAACCGAACCCGATCCCCCGGCCCACCAGGACGAACACCGTCAGCTCCAGCACCGCGATCAGCAGCAGGGCCGGCGGTACGAACCTCAGTCCTCGGCGCATGTCACCTCATCTTGCCTGGGGCGGCCGGACATCCGCCCTCTCCAGCATGACACGGCGCCGCTCAGGGCCACCGGACCTGACCGTCGGGGGTGCGGTGCACGCCCCGCCGCACCGCCGTGCGCCGGTCCTGCACCGCCCACCCGGTGATCCGCCACAGCGCCTCGGCCACGATCAGCGGGCTCATCTTGCTGTCACCGTGCTCCCGCTCGGCGAAGGTGATCGGCACCTCCACGATCCGCACCCCGGCGCGGTGCGCCAGCCGGGACAGCTCCACCTGGAACGCGTACCCCTGGGAGCGGACCGACTCCAGGTCGATCGCCGCCAGCGCCGTCGACCGGTAAACCCGGTAGCCGCCGGTGGCATCGGCCACCGGCATGCCCAGCGCCAGGCGCGCGTACATGTTGCCGCAGCGCGACAGCAGCAGCCGCCGCAGCGGCCAGTTCACCACCTGCGCCCCGCGCGTCCACCGGGAGCCGATCACCAGGTCGGCGTCGCGGGCGGCGTCCAGCAGCGCCGGCAGGTCCTCCGGGGCGTGCGAGCCGTCGGCGTCCATCTCCACCACCGCGTCGTACCCGCGGTCGCGGGCCCAGGCGAACCCGGCCAGGTAGGCCGCGCCGAGCCCTTTCTTGCCCTCCCGGTGCAGCACGTGCACGTGCGGGTCGGTACGGGCGAGGGCGTCGGCGATCGCGCCGGTGCCGTCGGGGCTGTTGTCGTCGGCGACGAGGATCTCCACCGCGGGGGCGGCCTCCCGCACCCGGGCGACGATCCGGGTGACGTTGTCGGCCTCGTTGTAGGTGGGGATCACCACGAGGACCCGTCCCACCCCCGGATGGCCGACCGTCCGTCTGTCGACTGCCTCGACCACCGCGTTACCGCCTTCCGCCGGCGTACCGGCACCCGTCGTCCTACCCGGGGGCGACCTCCCGGCGGCGGCGCAGCACCGCGGCGCCGGCCAGGGCCGCGACGGCGAGCGCCGCGAGGGCCACCTCGGGCCACACCCCCGCCCGGGTTGCCGGCGTGCGACCGTCCCCGAGCTGCATCTGCCGGACCACCACCGCCGCAGTGTTGAATCCGGTGGCACCGTCTACCCGCCCGTCCGGGGTAACGAACCCGGACACTCCGACCGTGGAGGCCATCAGCGCGGCACGGCCGTGCTCGACCGCCCGCAGCCGCACCATCGCCAGCTGCTGGCGGGCCTCGGCCACATCGAAGGTGGCGTTGTTGGTCTGCACGACCAGCAGCTGCGCGCCGCCGGTGACGGTGTCCCGGACGATGCCGTCGTAGGCGATCTCGAAGCAGATCACGTCCCCGAGCACCGCCGGCCCGGCGTCGAGCACGCCGGGGTTGGTGCCGGCGACGAAGTCGGAGCGGACCCGGTCGACCTCGGAGCTGACCTTGCGGGCGATGGAGCGCAGCGGCACGTACTCGGCGAACGGCACCGGGTGCCGCTTGGTGTAGAGCTGCCCGAGGTCCGCCCCGCTGCCGGGGCGCCACAGCAGGCCGGCGTTGCGGACCTGCCCGGCGCCCGGGCCGAGCAACACCGCCCCGACCAGGATCGGCGCCCCGATCGCGTCGGCGGCCTGGGAGATCCGGTCCCCGGCGCCGGGGTTGCGCAGCGGGTCGATATCGCTGGAGTTCTCCGGCCAGACCACCAGGTCGGGACGGCGCTGTGCCCCGGCGGCGACCTGCGCGGCGAGGGTCAGCGTGGCGTCGACATGGTTGTTGAGCACGGCCTGGCGTTGGGCGTTGAAGTCCAGCCCGAGCCGGGGCACGTTGCCCTGCACGATGGCCACGGTCAGGCTCTCTCCCCCGCCGCGTACGCCGACGGGCACCGCCGACCCGGCGCCGAGGACGACGGCCAGTGCGGCGAGCAGCCCGGCCACCGGCCGCCACTGCCCGGCCTGGTGGCGCCAGTTGCGCCAGGCGAGGGCGACCAGCAGCCCACCGGCCAGCGCGGCCGCGAAGGTGACCAGCGGCGCCCCGCCGAGCGCGGCCAGCGGCAGCAGCGGGGAGGAGTCCTGGCTGAACGCCAGCCGCCCCCACGGGAACCCGCCGAAGGGGGTGCGGTCCCGCAGCGCCTCCTGCCCCACCCACAGCAGCCCGGTCAGCGCCGGCCACGCCCAGCGCCACCGGTCGACCAGCGGGGTCACCCACGCGGTGGCCGCGCCGAGCAGCGCCAGGTAGCCGGCCTGCAGCAGGGACAGCAGCACCCACGGCAGGTAGCCGGTGTGCAGGTTCGTCCATTCCAGCAGCGGCGCGAACAGGGCCACCCCGGTCAGGAAGCCCAGTCCGGCGCCGGCGCGCAGCCGCCGCCGGTGCGCGGCCGCGGCCAGCATCGCCACGCCGACCGGCGCCAGCGGCCACACCCCGTACGGGGGGAACGCGGCCAGCAGCGCCAGCCCGGCCGCGATCGCCAGCGGCACGGCCACCTTCAGCGGCAGCGGACGCCCGCTCCCGCCCTCGCGTGCCCCGTTGGTGGCACGCGTCTCTTCCCGGTCGAGCGTCGTCACCGGCACCTCACCACGATCACGCGCCGAAGGCTACCCGGCGGCGCCCGCGCCGGCCCGGCACGGGCGGGGCCGCCAGGGCGCCGGCGGCCCCGCCCGTGCCCCTACCGGGGCATGGGAGTTCCCCCAATGGCCGGCCCTCAGCGGCGGCGGGCCACCAGGACGGCGTCGTGGATGGTGATCTCCCGCCCGTCCGGGTCCACCGCGGCCCGGGGCCGGGACTCGGCCGCGCACACCTGCCACTGCCCCGGGTCGAGCGAGGACGCCACCTCCTCGGCGGTGAACATCATGTCCGGGAAGTGCATCCGGTGCGCGCTGGTGCGCAGGTCGGACGGATGGTGCCCGACGATCAGCAGGGTGCCGCCGGGAGTCACCGCGGCGGCCAACCGGGCGAACAACGGCCGCCGCGTGTCG
The window above is part of the Micromonospora inositola genome. Proteins encoded here:
- a CDS encoding polyprenol monophosphomannose synthase → MVEAVDRRTVGHPGVGRVLVVIPTYNEADNVTRIVARVREAAPAVEILVADDNSPDGTGAIADALARTDPHVHVLHREGKKGLGAAYLAGFAWARDRGYDAVVEMDADGSHAPEDLPALLDAARDADLVIGSRWTRGAQVVNWPLRRLLLSRCGNMYARLALGMPVADATGGYRVYRSTALAAIDLESVRSQGYAFQVELSRLAHRAGVRIVEVPITFAEREHGDSKMSPLIVAEALWRITGWAVQDRRTAVRRGVHRTPDGQVRWP
- a CDS encoding alpha/beta hydrolase gives rise to the protein MTTAQTFPPAVVVTAGSADPAAPLVVLLHGRGSHEREILALADHLPAGPTYAAVRAPIAEGGGYAWFANRGIGRPVAESLRATMDWFRGWLDAVAPAGRPVVLIGFSGGAAFAGGLLLDDPHRYAGAAILYGTLPFDAGVPTTPGRLTGASVVVAQGDHDTVIPRELLDRTWTYLLDDSGAGTVARRDPVGHGIAAPALATVADWLREQLALPA
- a CDS encoding LysE family translocator, encoding MVTVGALVGIGLVALGLVLTPGPNMVYLVSRSVTQGRRAGLISLLGVAVGFLVYLAAAVAGIATVFVLVPPLYTAVKLAGAAYLLWLAWRTLRPGGRSAFAPEPLPADRPRRLFTMGLVTNLLNPKIAILYVSLLPQFIDPAGGHVAAQSLLLGLTQIVIALTVNALIVLTAGGIAAFFARRPFWLRVQRWVMGTVLAGLAVRIAADRSRAALVTS
- the lnt gene encoding apolipoprotein N-acyltransferase, whose protein sequence is MTTLDREETRATNGAREGGSGRPLPLKVAVPLAIAAGLALLAAFPPYGVWPLAPVGVAMLAAAAHRRRLRAGAGLGFLTGVALFAPLLEWTNLHTGYLPWVLLSLLQAGYLALLGAATAWVTPLVDRWRWAWPALTGLLWVGQEALRDRTPFGGFPWGRLAFSQDSSPLLPLAALGGAPLVTFAAALAGGLLVALAWRNWRHQAGQWRPVAGLLAALAVVLGAGSAVPVGVRGGGESLTVAIVQGNVPRLGLDFNAQRQAVLNNHVDATLTLAAQVAAGAQRRPDLVVWPENSSDIDPLRNPGAGDRISQAADAIGAPILVGAVLLGPGAGQVRNAGLLWRPGSGADLGQLYTKRHPVPFAEYVPLRSIARKVSSEVDRVRSDFVAGTNPGVLDAGPAVLGDVICFEIAYDGIVRDTVTGGAQLLVVQTNNATFDVAEARQQLAMVRLRAVEHGRAALMASTVGVSGFVTPDGRVDGATGFNTAAVVVRQMQLGDGRTPATRAGVWPEVALAALAVAALAGAAVLRRRREVAPG
- a CDS encoding FxsA family protein, producing MRRGLRFVPPALLLIAVLELTVFVLVGRGIGFGSAVLLVFVASLLGLVLLRREGMRAWRGFRSAVESRQPPGPQVTDGLVGLLGALLLATPGLVSGVVGLLLLVPPVRRLAQVGVQRAAERRVSSMVAGDLFGPRRVRVRPGAPQPQPEPAPAPQQPITDPGRAIEGEIIEPGRP
- a CDS encoding NUDIX hydrolase, whose translation is MPVSPYITTMRKHIGNDLLLLPGVSAVVRDAAGRVLLARRGDNGRWSLPAGMIDPGEQPADAVLREVLEETGVRVEIERVGGVATHPVVYPNGDACEYLNVWFRCRPVGGTPTADGDESTEVGWFDPDELPELDDWSRLRIETTVSEDAPTWHARPGQRHPALGQPDAL
- a CDS encoding GNAT family N-acetyltransferase, which encodes MITLRVVDVPAEAVRVPDGLAQPLLVPGRHVRGPGAAQHDQLGGERAERIRWLITGENGPRGVSVKVIGVEVIAEGLPARIDIPAAEGLACAATAGDTTGMSIELRAAPTSTAPGLLLRPWRGDDADDLLAAYRDPVLRSWTRYPVSTPADARAFLRRSRQGWAADRRFSFAVLELSPDGQRLVANVVLKDVTPGRPYAEVGYWTAAPARGRGVAPRAVTAVTEWAFARFAAGGLTRLELLHQVDNPASCRVAEKSGYAFQEVLPARPPFPRDGHRHVRWRA
- a CDS encoding SAM-dependent methyltransferase: MAEAAELAPGRALDVGCGEGADAVWLAQRGWQVTAVDIADTALRRAAGHAAEAGADVADRITWTRADLREQPPAEGRYDLVSAQFMHLPGDTRRPLFARLAAAVTPGGTLLIVGHHPSDLRTSAHRMHFPDMMFTAEEVASSLDPGQWQVCAAESRPRAAVDPDGREITIHDAVLVARRR
- a CDS encoding peptide MFS transporter — encoded protein: MTSDAPVDARPPGGKTFFGHPRALSTLFLTEMWERFSFYGMRAILVLYLTATVADDGLAIRESTANAVYGTYNAMVYLMALPGGWVADRLIGARRSVLWGGVVIAAGHYVMAIPARWSVFAGMSLIVLGTGLLKPNISTMVGDLYDRDSPRRDAGFSIFYMGINLGAFIAPLITGFLGEKINWHLGFGAAAIGMTFGVLQYVLGRRNLGEAGARPADPLLGADRRRALTRIGLVTLAVLLVLAVLALAGLFTVNTVVNLLTIVTVLVTVGYFARILTDREISGTERSRMKAYLWLFVFAAAFWLIYDQAGSVLNIFAADKTDRDVLGFTFPASWLQSVNPILIIIGAPLAAWLWLRLGHRVATPMKFAVGLVLNGLSFVLMAAAAKAAVGGDLVSPWWLVAVYAIQVAGELALSPVGLSATTKLAPVKYASQMMGLWFLATAVGDAIGGQVARLAETWPEPTYFLTFGLASVVLGLGAVMFARHIRQLMAGIH
- a CDS encoding RNA polymerase-binding protein RbpA; this encodes MGERMLRGSRLGAVSYESDRNTELAPRQTREYLCAKGHQFEVPFAVDAEVPATWECKFDGSVARLVDGSEPEQKKAKPPRTHWDMLLERRSIAELEDILAERLQEVRTRRGRA
- a CDS encoding pyridoxamine 5'-phosphate oxidase family protein, whose protein sequence is MGKTYERIDGRLRTFIEEQPMFFTATAPLSGDGTVNLSPKGLRGSFAVVDDRTVAYLDFAGSNAETIAHLRENGRITLMWCAFSGPPNIVRVHGRGEPVFRDDPRWAALVRLFPDIDAGAHGLRAIILVRAELIRDTCGYAVPLMTYDADRDLHGKRFAREDDASLSAYFATKEHVATSIDGLPGLPLPLPPTPTV
- a CDS encoding coiled-coil domain-containing protein gives rise to the protein MDAQPATTPAADTRPCAHCGREVPQRAGAGRPFRYCRDNDGACQRASRNSRMRHRTAPGLPGQVARTWEAVDRLDQIVETLTEALHAELSPAGVERQLALLRAEAAAQVAAAHTERDEARRDAEDAAATAVRDRQEARAAVADRDAARERADRAVEESGRAVGRAEQAETARDEARREASAAQALRVQAERDRDDARAELRTLRSELEGERRRTTDLTAERDAARGDAERATRSATEAVERAERLRVETAQARTEAEAARAEAARAGAAAAEADRARQQASDARGRAEAARQEAVVAAVAARQELAARADERDSVAADLGAARAAAASVEARLAELTVRLRAAEADRDLAQRRAAQLADQVSDLAGALARLSSRRPESA